A stretch of Methanococcus voltae DNA encodes these proteins:
- a CDS encoding DNA-directed RNA polymerase, with product MYKILTIEDTIRIPPKMFGNPLKDNVQKVLMEKYEGILDKDLGFILAIEDIDQISEGDIIYGDGAAYHDTTFNILTYEPEVHEMIEGEIVDIVEFGAFIRLGPLDGLIHISQVMDDYVAFDPQREAIIGKETGKVLEKGDKVRARIVAVSLKEDRKRGSKIALTMRQPALGKLEWLEDEKLETMENAEF from the coding sequence ATGTACAAAATATTAACTATTGAAGATACAATAAGAATTCCTCCAAAAATGTTTGGAAATCCTTTAAAAGACAATGTTCAAAAGGTTTTGATGGAAAAATACGAAGGAATATTGGACAAAGACCTTGGTTTCATCTTAGCAATTGAAGATATCGACCAAATATCTGAAGGGGACATAATCTATGGTGATGGTGCAGCATACCACGATACCACATTTAATATCCTTACTTATGAACCGGAAGTTCATGAAATGATTGAGGGTGAAATTGTTGATATTGTTGAGTTTGGTGCTTTTATAAGACTTGGACCTTTAGATGGTTTAATACACATTTCGCAAGTAATGGATGATTATGTTGCATTTGACCCTCAGAGAGAAGCTATTATCGGAAAAGAGACTGGAAAAGTTCTTGAGAAAGGAGACAAAGTAAGAGCAAGAATTGTTGCAGTTAGTTTGAAAGAAGATAGAAAAAGAGGAAGTAAAATAGCTTTAACTATGAGGCAACCAGCACTCGGTAAATTAGAATGGCTAGAAGATGAAAAATTAGAAACAATGGAAAATGCAGAATTTTAA
- the spt4 gene encoding transcription elongation factor subunit Spt4, which translates to MARKGLKACTKCNYITHDDFCPICQHETSENIRGLLIILDPVNSEVAKIAQKDIKGKYALSVK; encoded by the coding sequence ATGGCAAGAAAAGGATTAAAAGCCTGCACAAAATGTAATTATATTACGCATGATGATTTTTGCCCAATATGTCAACACGAAACATCTGAAAACATTAGAGGTTTATTAATTATATTAGACCCCGTAAATTCAGAAGTTGCAAAAATAGCTCAAAAGGATATTAAGGGTAAATACGCATTATCTGTAAAATAA
- a CDS encoding GTP-dependent dephospho-CoA kinase family protein: MNNYIMTKELQSILKTPLGKIYKDIPEVFKIVKDISISNNLIISIGDITTKNLIEYGIIPKISILDFKTKRDIPVDISYNFKKVYTVDNPAGTISQTSMEIIKYLSDIDDREVALIVAGEEDLLTIPVIIYFPIGCYIFYGQPDEGVVVVKITEELKHYANEIIDKFEKKNI; encoded by the coding sequence ATGAACAATTACATTATGACGAAGGAATTACAATCAATTTTAAAAACACCTTTAGGAAAAATTTACAAAGATATTCCCGAAGTTTTTAAAATTGTTAAGGACATATCTATATCAAATAATTTAATTATTTCTATAGGAGATATTACTACTAAAAATTTAATTGAATATGGCATAATTCCAAAAATATCAATTTTAGATTTTAAAACTAAAAGAGATATTCCCGTGGATATTTCATATAACTTTAAAAAAGTATATACTGTAGATAACCCTGCAGGTACTATATCACAAACATCAATGGAAATAATTAAATACTTATCTGACATAGATGATAGAGAAGTAGCTTTAATAGTTGCAGGAGAAGAGGATTTATTAACAATTCCTGTAATAATATACTTTCCAATAGGTTGCTATATTTTTTATGGTCAACCTGACGAAGGAGTAGTAGTTGTTAAGATAACGGAAGAATTAAAACACTATGCTAATGAAATTATTGATAAATTTGAAAAAAAGAATATTTAA
- a CDS encoding 30S ribosomal protein S24e, which translates to MDIKVVSEKNNPLLGRKEVKFALKYEGATPAVKDVKMKLVAILNANKELLVIDELAQEFGKMEANGYAKIYESEEAMNSIEKKSIIEKNKIVEEAEEAQE; encoded by the coding sequence ATGGACATAAAAGTAGTTTCAGAAAAAAACAACCCTTTATTAGGTAGAAAAGAAGTAAAATTCGCATTAAAATACGAAGGTGCTACACCTGCAGTAAAAGATGTTAAAATGAAATTAGTAGCTATTTTAAATGCTAACAAAGAATTATTAGTAATCGATGAATTAGCACAAGAATTCGGTAAAATGGAAGCAAACGGATATGCAAAAATTTACGAAAGCGAAGAAGCTATGAATTCAATTGAAAAAAAATCAATCATCGAAAAAAATAAAATTGTTGAAGAAGCAGAAGAAGCTCAAGAATAA
- a CDS encoding 30S ribosomal protein S27ae gives MAQKTKKSDYYKIDGDKVERLKKSCPKCGEGVFMAEHLNRFACGKCGYMEYKKNEKAEKEE, from the coding sequence ATGGCACAAAAAACAAAAAAGTCAGATTACTACAAAATTGATGGCGATAAAGTAGAAAGATTAAAAAAATCATGCCCTAAATGTGGAGAAGGCGTATTTATGGCAGAACACTTAAACAGATTCGCATGCGGTAAATGTGGATACATGGAATACAAGAAAAACGAAAAAGCAGAAAAAGAAGAATAA
- a CDS encoding tyrosine-type recombinase/integrase, with product MRTDVINTQRNQNINSKNKQYRVKKHYCKEWLTKEELKVFIETIEYSEHKLFFKMLYGMALRVSELLKIKVQDLQLKEGVCKLWDTKTDYFQVCLIPDWLINDIKEYIALKSLDSSQELFKFNNRKYVWELAKKYSKMAELDKDISTHTFRRSRALHLLNDGVPLEKVSKYLRHKSIGTTMSYIRITVVDLKQELDKIDDWYEL from the coding sequence ATGCGGACAGATGTAATTAATACTCAAAGAAATCAAAATATCAATTCAAAAAATAAGCAATATCGTGTAAAAAAGCATTATTGCAAGGAATGGTTAACCAAAGAAGAACTTAAAGTGTTCATAGAAACTATAGAGTACAGCGAACATAAATTATTCTTTAAAATGTTATATGGTATGGCCTTACGGGTTTCAGAGTTGTTAAAAATAAAAGTACAAGATTTACAACTTAAAGAAGGAGTTTGTAAGCTATGGGATACTAAAACCGATTACTTTCAAGTCTGTTTAATACCCGACTGGCTTATTAATGATATCAAGGAATACATTGCACTTAAAAGTCTTGATAGTTCTCAGGAATTATTCAAATTTAACAATCGTAAATATGTATGGGAACTTGCTAAAAAATACTCTAAAATGGCAGAATTAGATAAAGATATATCAACTCACACATTTAGGAGAAGTAGAGCTTTACATCTTTTAAATGATGGCGTACCACTTGAAAAAGTTAGTAAATATTTACGGCATAAATCTATCGGGACTACTATGAGTTATATTAGAATTACTGTCGTAGATTTGAAACAAGAATTAGACAAAATTGATGATTGGTACGAATTATAA
- a CDS encoding rolling circle replication-associated protein, with the protein MVKISNGGYVSSLELKRINDIILSQLTNEFTIKDIVNMYSNKYDDCNNNAIAQKTRRLLNNHIESGVFTVRNALKNKKIYKFKDVFVPASAGDTNTSLLFYSTSMKNSNHIEKQKKNNNKYNTNVNKPTITPDQIRVMAGIVNNPQIKSLKKERFKSILHLNCKHMLNEEDRTELLENFKEYIIKASSQNLVLERTRYHKNKPKYITFPYLTRFTNSKQLKRQLAQYNCIFEQKAIKYNRGVHLTLTTDPKLFRNIYEANKHFSKAFNRFMSFLSKRNKDVNGKSRRPVYLAAYEYTKSGLCHAHILIFGKKYLLDQRVITQEWSRCGQGQIAHIYSIRRDGINWIYGRARPEEIQTGEYKNANEYLKKYLVKSLYSELDGSMYWAMNKRFFTFSKSLKPAMMKRPKPEKYYKFVGIWTDEEFTDEINQAFKTGIPYDEIKKIHWKNLNNGLSCG; encoded by the coding sequence TTGGTTAAAATCTCAAATGGTGGTTATGTGTCGAGCTTAGAGCTTAAACGGATTAATGATATTATATTATCACAATTAACAAATGAATTCACTATAAAAGACATAGTTAATATGTACTCTAATAAATACGACGATTGCAATAATAATGCAATTGCACAGAAGACAAGAAGATTATTAAATAATCATATTGAAAGTGGCGTATTTACTGTAAGGAACGCCCTAAAGAATAAAAAAATCTACAAATTTAAGGATGTTTTTGTACCTGCTTCTGCGGGTGATACTAATACCAGTCTATTATTTTATTCTACGTCAATGAAAAACTCAAACCACATTGAAAAACAGAAAAAAAATAATAACAAATACAATACAAATGTTAATAAACCCACAATAACGCCCGACCAGATAAGGGTAATGGCGGGTATTGTTAATAATCCACAAATTAAATCATTAAAAAAGGAAAGATTTAAGAGTATACTACATTTAAATTGTAAACATATGCTAAATGAAGAGGATAGGACTGAACTATTAGAAAATTTTAAAGAATATATTATAAAAGCCTCATCTCAAAATTTAGTTTTAGAACGTACAAGATATCATAAAAATAAACCTAAATATATCACTTTTCCATATCTTACACGTTTTACGAACTCAAAACAGTTAAAAAGACAATTGGCACAATATAATTGTATATTCGAACAAAAAGCAATAAAATATAATCGAGGTGTACATTTAACACTTACCACAGACCCGAAATTATTTAGAAATATTTACGAAGCAAATAAACATTTTAGTAAAGCATTCAATAGGTTTATGTCATTTTTATCAAAAAGAAATAAAGATGTAAATGGTAAATCCAGAAGACCTGTATATTTGGCAGCTTATGAATATACTAAAAGTGGATTGTGCCACGCCCACATTTTAATCTTTGGAAAAAAATATTTATTAGACCAAAGAGTTATAACTCAAGAATGGTCAAGATGTGGACAGGGACAAATAGCCCACATTTACAGTATTAGGCGAGATGGTATAAATTGGATATATGGAAGAGCAAGACCTGAGGAAATCCAAACAGGCGAATACAAAAACGCTAATGAATATTTAAAAAAATATTTGGTTAAATCGTTGTATTCAGAACTTGACGGTTCTATGTATTGGGCAATGAATAAAAGATTTTTTACATTTTCAAAATCTTTAAAACCTGCAATGATGAAGAGACCTAAACCTGAAAAATATTATAAATTTGTTGGAATATGGACTGATGAGGAATTTACTGACGAAATAAATCAAGCGTTTAAAACGGGCATCCCTTATGATGAAATTAAAAAAATCCATTGGAAAAACCTAAATAATGGACTATCCTGTGGATAG
- a CDS encoding ATP-binding protein, whose amino-acid sequence MGRKPLDPKAIKKKLEEHEAGTIKLPYSTLQRYKNTLDKQDLKEKDEEYKQNIDLDDELNNIDLNSEYVNYYDIIDFKNPFSMCVFGIKRQGKTTLLKHMAYSNQKDVLIYDLVHNFNNFGKRCYQAKETQFPDSALEFQRFYSSIYNKLNKNRENPILLLIDECDKIAPNNSRMPGGLAELNDLHRHAKFNTSFVCVARRPATLNTNLKEIADYIIFFKLTGKNDKSFLNDLHKDLYNAVESLNAEEHEFIIYDMPMSKIYKSKLDLNINFKK is encoded by the coding sequence ATGGGGCGTAAACCATTAGACCCAAAAGCTATTAAAAAGAAATTAGAAGAACACGAAGCAGGAACTATAAAATTACCTTATTCTACATTACAACGTTATAAAAATACATTAGATAAACAAGACCTTAAGGAAAAAGACGAAGAATATAAACAAAATATTGATTTAGATGACGAATTAAATAATATAGATTTAAACAGTGAATATGTTAATTATTATGATATTATAGATTTTAAAAATCCCTTTTCGATGTGCGTATTTGGGATTAAGAGGCAAGGAAAAACAACTTTATTAAAACATATGGCATACAGTAATCAAAAAGATGTTTTAATTTATGATTTAGTGCATAATTTTAATAATTTTGGAAAAAGGTGTTATCAAGCAAAAGAAACGCAGTTCCCAGATAGTGCTTTAGAGTTTCAACGTTTTTATTCTTCAATATATAATAAATTAAATAAAAATCGTGAAAACCCTATATTACTATTAATTGACGAATGTGATAAAATAGCCCCTAATAATAGTCGAATGCCTGGAGGTCTTGCAGAACTTAACGACTTGCACCGACACGCTAAATTTAATACCTCATTTGTGTGTGTTGCCCGAAGACCTGCAACACTTAATACTAATTTAAAAGAAATTGCCGATTATATTATATTTTTTAAATTAACGGGTAAAAATGATAAATCATTTTTAAATGATTTACATAAAGACCTTTACAATGCAGTTGAAAGTTTAAACGCCGAAGAACACGAATTTATTATTTATGATATGCCTATGTCAAAAATTTATAAATCCAAATTGGATTTAAATATAAATTTTAAAAAATAA
- a CDS encoding DUF3060 domain-containing protein codes for MKTKLCLIIGLLGIVLISGCTSNKISISGSDTERTVSGQNLDIEISGIDNHIVVAKGSTVNSISISGIDNIVEIPEGQTPYIDHSGIDVQIIYY; via the coding sequence TTGAAAACAAAATTATGTTTAATAATTGGATTACTTGGAATTGTTTTAATTAGTGGTTGTACAAGTAATAAAATATCTATAAGTGGTAGTGATACGGAACGTACTGTTTCAGGTCAGAATTTAGATATTGAGATAAGTGGAATAGATAACCATATTGTAGTTGCTAAAGGTTCGACAGTTAATAGTATATCCATAAGTGGTATAGATAATATTGTTGAAATACCTGAAGGTCAAACTCCATACATTGACCATAGTGGAATAGATGTACAAATAATATATTATTAA
- a CDS encoding glycine betaine ABC transporter substrate-binding protein: MDIKPVNYLKNSNVAKILLVALISIMVSFAGCVGSDDTADKTDEKVVKLGLPPWPGVTVKSEVVKEILESKGYTVELVKLDAGIVYAQLADGELDGTLAGWLPVTHAEYWKQYGDKLDKANANLDVACVGLAVPNYVYDSGITTIADLKGNGDKFDGTIIGIEPGAGVVINTEKAITDYELNNYKLKTSSTPAMIAELDKSIKNEEFVVVTLWEPHSAFVKFNITMLEDPENVYGGTEQVYTIVRKDFKDDNPEVYSFFQKFNISSATQSEWIYKYSDLNEEPSEVAKEWVANNPEAVAEWTKDMN; this comes from the coding sequence TTGGATATTAAACCAGTGAATTATTTAAAAAATTCAAATGTTGCAAAAATATTATTAGTTGCTTTAATTAGCATAATGGTATCATTTGCAGGATGTGTTGGGTCTGATGATACAGCAGACAAAACTGACGAAAAAGTCGTAAAATTAGGATTACCTCCTTGGCCAGGAGTTACAGTTAAATCAGAAGTAGTAAAAGAAATCCTTGAATCAAAAGGATATACTGTTGAATTAGTTAAATTAGATGCAGGTATTGTTTACGCCCAATTGGCCGATGGAGAATTAGATGGTACACTTGCAGGTTGGTTGCCAGTAACCCACGCAGAATATTGGAAACAGTACGGTGATAAATTAGATAAAGCAAACGCTAACTTAGATGTAGCTTGTGTTGGTTTAGCCGTACCTAATTACGTATATGATAGTGGAATAACCACCATTGCAGACTTAAAAGGTAATGGTGATAAATTTGATGGCACAATCATAGGTATTGAACCTGGTGCTGGTGTTGTAATAAACACTGAAAAAGCAATTACTGATTATGAATTAAATAACTACAAGTTAAAAACAAGTAGTACTCCTGCTATGATTGCTGAATTAGATAAATCAATTAAAAACGAAGAGTTTGTTGTAGTTACACTTTGGGAACCTCATTCCGCATTTGTTAAATTTAACATTACAATGTTGGAAGACCCTGAAAATGTATACGGCGGTACAGAACAAGTATATACCATCGTTAGAAAAGACTTCAAAGATGATAATCCAGAAGTATACTCATTCTTCCAAAAATTCAATATATCATCTGCTACACAAAGTGAATGGATATATAAATACAGTGATTTAAACGAAGAACCTTCAGAAGTTGCTAAAGAATGGGTTGCAAATAACCCTGAAGCAGTTGCAGAATGGACAAAAGATATGAATTAA
- a CDS encoding ABC transporter permease — MYEELIPKIEIGNLLVDLINYLVDNYSWFFDGLSEIIKQIVVLFNDGLLIIPPLLFVAIIALIVWKVVNLKTVPFTIVFLLAIISMGLWEISMNTLALIITSTLIALIFGIPLGIMKARSKKVELLLNPLLDFMQTLPSLAYLIPAVLFFGTGVAPGVLSTVIFAMPPTIRLTALGIEQVSDQLVEVGESFGATSWQILTKIELPTAMPSILMGINQTILLSFSMVVISGFIGSGGLGDSIISGIQRYSLAPALEAGIAVTFLAVIFDRITRNLVKNS; from the coding sequence TTGTACGAAGAATTAATTCCTAAAATTGAAATAGGTAATTTACTCGTAGACCTTATTAATTATCTCGTTGATAATTATTCTTGGTTTTTCGATGGATTATCTGAAATTATTAAACAAATAGTAGTTCTTTTTAACGATGGACTTTTAATAATTCCCCCTTTATTATTTGTAGCAATTATAGCGTTAATTGTTTGGAAAGTTGTTAATTTAAAAACCGTTCCTTTTACAATTGTATTTTTGTTGGCAATTATTAGCATGGGTCTTTGGGAAATCTCAATGAATACTCTTGCTTTAATAATAACGTCAACTTTAATAGCGTTGATTTTTGGTATACCATTGGGCATAATGAAAGCTCGAAGTAAGAAAGTTGAATTATTACTTAACCCATTGCTTGACTTTATGCAAACCTTGCCATCTTTGGCGTATTTGATACCTGCCGTATTATTCTTTGGTACTGGTGTTGCTCCAGGGGTTTTGTCAACAGTCATATTTGCTATGCCCCCCACTATTAGATTAACCGCTTTGGGTATTGAACAGGTTTCAGACCAGCTCGTAGAAGTTGGGGAATCTTTTGGGGCAACTTCTTGGCAGATATTGACCAAAATAGAATTACCTACGGCTATGCCTTCCATACTTATGGGAATAAATCAAACGATATTACTTTCATTCTCAATGGTTGTAATTTCTGGATTTATTGGTTCAGGTGGATTGGGAGATTCCATTATCTCTGGAATTCAGAGATATAGTTTAGCCCCTGCACTTGAAGCGGGCATCGCTGTAACATTTTTAGCAGTGATTTTTGATAGAATTACCAGAAATCTTGTTAAAAATAGTTAA
- a CDS encoding quaternary amine ABC transporter ATP-binding protein has protein sequence MTLIEVNKLYKIFGKKPEKAYPLIEEGLNRTEIKEKIGNVVGLRNINFDVEEGEIFVVMGLSGSGKSTLLRCINRLIPTTSGNILIDGTDICTLSKKELREIRTKYFGMVFQKFGLLPNRTVLDNVALGLEVQKMPQNERYEKSEKAIDLVGLSGWEQSKITELSGGMQQRVGIARALSIDPKILLMDEPFSALDPIIRVEMQELLLKIQKRMKKTIIFITHDLNEAIKLGDKIMILNEQGELVQMGTPEQILLEPANDFVESFVKEVDKTTVIRVEMLMKKPKMTITIDTEISSAMKALEKLEMDYAYVLDQGKYVGIVETEQLKSCKSVADCIIKTKSVEDIKTINQVLPVFITSEHPVPVIDIDGVFMGYVDLKDVVEIIKD, from the coding sequence ATGACACTTATAGAAGTAAATAAGTTATATAAGATTTTTGGTAAAAAGCCTGAAAAAGCTTACCCTTTAATCGAAGAAGGGTTAAATAGAACAGAAATCAAGGAAAAAATTGGTAATGTGGTAGGCCTTAGGAATATCAATTTTGATGTTGAAGAAGGTGAAATATTCGTTGTAATGGGTCTTTCAGGAAGTGGTAAGTCAACATTATTACGATGTATAAACAGATTAATCCCTACTACGAGTGGTAATATATTAATCGATGGTACGGATATCTGCACATTATCGAAAAAAGAATTAAGAGAAATTCGAACAAAGTATTTTGGAATGGTTTTTCAAAAATTTGGATTATTACCGAATAGAACTGTTTTAGATAACGTAGCGTTAGGATTAGAAGTTCAAAAAATGCCTCAAAATGAACGATATGAAAAATCTGAAAAAGCTATTGATTTAGTTGGTTTATCAGGCTGGGAACAGAGTAAGATAACAGAGTTAAGTGGCGGTATGCAACAACGTGTGGGTATTGCAAGAGCTTTGTCAATCGACCCTAAGATATTATTAATGGATGAGCCATTTAGTGCGTTAGACCCTATCATACGGGTAGAAATGCAAGAACTATTGCTTAAAATCCAAAAGAGAATGAAAAAGACTATTATATTTATCACCCACGATTTAAATGAGGCTATTAAACTTGGGGATAAAATTATGATATTAAATGAACAGGGAGAACTTGTTCAAATGGGTACACCGGAACAGATACTTTTAGAGCCTGCAAACGATTTTGTAGAGTCTTTTGTTAAAGAAGTTGACAAAACTACAGTTATTAGGGTAGAAATGTTAATGAAAAAGCCAAAAATGACCATTACTATTGATACGGAAATTTCTTCGGCAATGAAGGCTCTTGAAAAATTAGAAATGGATTATGCCTATGTTTTAGACCAGGGTAAATATGTGGGTATTGTTGAAACTGAGCAATTAAAATCTTGCAAATCTGTTGCAGATTGTATTATTAAAACTAAATCTGTGGAAGATATTAAAACAATAAATCAGGTACTACCAGTATTTATAACATCGGAACACCCCGTACCAGTTATTGATATAGATGGTGTATTTATGGGCTATGTAGACTTAAAAGACGTTGTAGAGATAATTAAAGACTAA
- a CDS encoding radical SAM protein → MRFLILDGYTDEPAGLGVPPYMGTYPRYVAGVLYKYKQEVHYTTIDKLREDLKEYNGKGIDYLNRYDAIIAICGFHTPGKYINANPATLREFVSLMHNFKGYKMLGGPVATKFGSSMEGGKINNDDNLKYFFDFVVEGDIEIVLNDIISEFVENKLIDTNNKKDTVSKINLKINPLKTRKYDEISEFAILGANIVKMHPNYPNIILEIETYRGCSRALSAEGNNFNDNYDSNCNCGCSFCTEPKRYGSPKFRIISDVIDEVKALAQNGIKYYRVGRQPCIFSYMSEESEKYEIPKPNPEALEKLFKGIVDVANPKILHIDNANPSVIARHEIESREIAKTLVKYCTGGNTAAFGVESFDKKVIEKNCLLTEPEDVFNAVQILNEEGGKRSDTGLPYLLPGINLLFGLKGENKNTFETNYENLKEIYDLGYMLRRINIRQVVPFFGTNITEKDIKKAQKFRHKFLTFREKIRNEVDNPMLKRMVPKGTVLKNVFIELKERDNLYFGRQFGSYPLLIGIDTSSDEDKKIIEIGKYFDIEVIGYGKRSITGKIIKN, encoded by the coding sequence ATGAGATTTTTAATACTTGATGGATACACTGACGAACCTGCAGGACTTGGAGTTCCCCCTTATATGGGCACCTATCCCCGATATGTTGCCGGGGTATTATATAAATATAAACAAGAAGTCCATTATACGACTATTGACAAACTTAGGGAAGATTTAAAAGAATATAATGGCAAAGGAATTGATTATTTAAATAGATATGATGCCATAATTGCCATTTGTGGATTTCACACACCTGGAAAGTATATTAATGCAAATCCTGCAACCCTTAGGGAATTTGTTTCACTTATGCACAATTTTAAAGGATATAAAATGCTTGGCGGTCCTGTAGCCACTAAATTCGGGTCTTCTATGGAAGGCGGTAAAATAAATAATGACGATAATTTAAAATATTTCTTTGATTTTGTAGTTGAGGGAGATATTGAAATTGTATTAAATGACATAATTTCCGAATTTGTGGAAAATAAGTTAATCGATACAAATAATAAAAAGGATACTGTTTCAAAAATAAATTTAAAAATTAATCCGTTAAAAACACGTAAATATGATGAAATTAGCGAATTTGCGATATTGGGGGCAAATATTGTAAAAATGCACCCGAATTATCCAAATATAATATTAGAAATTGAAACATATAGGGGTTGCTCCCGTGCTTTAAGTGCCGAAGGAAATAACTTTAATGATAATTACGATAGTAATTGCAATTGTGGATGTAGCTTCTGTACAGAACCAAAACGTTATGGAAGCCCAAAATTTAGAATTATTTCAGATGTAATAGACGAAGTAAAGGCACTTGCACAAAACGGTATTAAATATTATCGTGTAGGTCGTCAACCGTGTATATTTTCATATATGAGTGAGGAGTCTGAAAAATACGAGATACCTAAACCAAATCCTGAAGCACTTGAAAAATTGTTTAAAGGTATAGTCGATGTAGCAAATCCCAAAATACTGCATATTGATAACGCAAACCCTTCCGTAATTGCACGGCACGAAATAGAAAGTCGAGAAATTGCTAAAACACTTGTAAAGTATTGTACGGGTGGCAATACTGCAGCTTTTGGTGTTGAAAGTTTTGATAAAAAAGTTATTGAAAAAAATTGTTTACTTACAGAACCTGAAGATGTGTTTAACGCTGTACAAATACTTAATGAAGAAGGCGGTAAAAGGAGCGATACAGGACTTCCTTATTTATTACCCGGTATAAATCTATTATTTGGACTTAAAGGAGAAAATAAGAACACTTTTGAAACAAACTACGAAAATCTTAAGGAAATATATGACTTGGGTTATATGTTAAGAAGGATAAACATACGTCAGGTTGTGCCTTTCTTTGGTACGAATATTACTGAAAAAGATATCAAAAAAGCTCAAAAATTCAGACATAAGTTTTTAACATTCCGTGAGAAGATTAGAAATGAAGTAGACAATCCAATGTTAAAAAGAATGGTTCCAAAAGGTACGGTTTTAAAAAACGTGTTCATTGAACTTAAAGAGCGAGATAATTTATATTTTGGTCGCCAATTTGGAAGTTATCCTTTACTTATAGGGATTGATACCTCAAGCGATGAAGATAAAAAAATTATTGAAATAGGGAAATACTTTGATATTGAGGTAATAGGTTATGGTAAGAGGTCCATTACTGGAAAAATCATTAAAAACTAA